A genomic segment from Armatimonadota bacterium encodes:
- a CDS encoding Rrf2 family transcriptional regulator, translating to MKITAQEEYGLRCIMHLARVPFGDTVNVRQIAEHEGLSVAYVEKLLYLLNRAGLTESVRGAQGGYRLAYPAEQITLRQVLEALGGLLTTDSLCSQFSGDREICVHHGGCELHSVWSFVADYLSVVFNRITLKHLAEGEARPLVPPIALRHEQTIPLAERQTASATETSLEGR from the coding sequence ATGAAAATCACCGCACAAGAGGAATACGGTCTGCGCTGTATCATGCACCTTGCCCGTGTGCCTTTCGGCGATACGGTGAACGTGCGCCAGATAGCCGAGCACGAAGGGCTGTCGGTCGCCTATGTGGAGAAGCTGCTGTACCTGCTTAACCGCGCCGGGTTGACCGAGAGCGTGCGCGGGGCACAGGGTGGCTACCGGCTTGCTTATCCTGCCGAACAAATTACCCTGAGGCAGGTGCTGGAGGCATTAGGGGGCTTGCTGACAACCGATTCCCTGTGCAGCCAGTTCTCAGGCGACCGCGAAATCTGCGTGCACCACGGCGGATGCGAACTGCACTCCGTGTGGAGCTTTGTCGCAGACTACCTCTCGGTGGTTTTCAACCGCATCACGCTGAAGCATCTAGCGGAGGGTGAGGCACGTCCGCTGGTGCCTCCCATTGCGCTGCGTCACGAGCAAACCATACCGCTCGCCGAACGCCAGACTGCATCGGCGACCGAGACATCCTTGGAGGGGAGATAA
- a CDS encoding DNA-binding protein, whose translation MKVFVDTVAWIALVNRDDNLHEPARQRLQSLFTERAQLVTTELVLIELANALAMPGRRSQAYQFVQSLRQLSMIQIVGMAEELLAEGWQLYGAREDKAWSLVDCVSFVVMQREGIREAFTADHHFRQAGFVTIF comes from the coding sequence GTGAAGGTGTTTGTAGACACAGTAGCGTGGATTGCTCTGGTCAATCGGGACGACAACCTGCACGAACCAGCCCGCCAGCGGTTGCAGAGCCTGTTCACCGAAAGGGCGCAACTGGTGACCACTGAGCTGGTGCTGATAGAGTTAGCGAACGCGCTGGCGATGCCTGGCAGGCGGTCGCAGGCTTATCAGTTCGTCCAATCGCTGAGGCAGTTGTCGATGATACAAATCGTTGGCATGGCAGAAGAGCTCTTAGCGGAAGGATGGCAGCTGTATGGGGCACGCGAGGATAAAGCATGGAGTCTGGTAGATTGTGTGAGTTTTGTGGTGATGCAACGAGAAGGTATTCGTGAGGCGTTCACAGCAGACCATCATTTTCGTCAGGCGGGCTTTGTGACAATATTCTAA
- a CDS encoding hypothetical protein (possible pseudo, frameshifted) has translation MYLLLVVFALLLPSAYAQYNPASLWSVEYWFETESGTQPGHLNVTLQWPPLFTESYQNPPYVYRNCWHQVRIDNNSQGREYHAVASGVLNDRFESNVGLVSSVIESTDHPVYYDASHGCITGEGFSVIKLVWQGSGDPPPQVTVYTRLKVTAVASGWENSGSPPRGIVYADAVAIAGALREEAHASAPSGSASDMRSSDWVFVKQVPVQYEQRTGRYVAVVVFPVRLWEQVLMTPSGVIYRSPSDPRTHGTRMGYAAASFSRLVDVYQAGNVVLLDMGVSLTDGAGWFCDPALCRLRPATGQTAYTIPFAAVDVPHTGYTRTSAPKEVDYNTMQPLANPDGWFGLERICVVVRSTGQDDNSMLLDPGQDRPVSLTAFWGRIGDPNAAKGILWPRRREVVVYDANGVSLRFWRVTENGSPVYRSARGVYSRLEEPTTGNFILRGGPPGAMHAKGNWIYQFSASQYQPRVAYINTITDPLGNTITVTRDATGVTLVDSLSGSKLRWQYGTVSHQLANSSTWNSVGSMSSTSISWGGVSFSTSGSSLSIMGGGSPPYYYGPFWQESWTWTNATMNNQTAPEVPYYSYNALRLGSYRIGSLNSTTYQYQYLERQNGEPRKLRITIQPQGKPASTLTYFFATKTEPPYEETGMFSKVEYVRPSLSHSGNERTVYQFDADGRVISVAYYRYENDTQPAWTENYTYLPDDADKVTQYTDRGGNVWQFGYTTVGEANLLNSITDPTGVQTTIVYNGSELPTAIRDGANHEWSFGYLPDGRLLSFTEPGRTPWVFNYYPSDHQWRNKLSALWDPTGRVVRITAYDLYGRAKRWEVYPNGEGQPSLWQEVTLNNFGLPTQIRYSDNSSVTLNWNGVALSNLVDARGRTVWFNYNEQTSLGAAGLLTSIRFGAYSYNFATLQYDLYGRLTRVQGGNNIGISYTYGNRDELRTLQVDGLNAERFDYTCCGRVKQWTKSDGTQVEFTYRPTGEVTQIKVNGNVYSSYSYDAAGRLLTASSFAGNAQFLYDQQTGRLTQESGDAAGTLYTLNYQYLPSGEVSTLSTSWGITLQYLYDQAGRLTGILYNGVTLAQYTYDGAGRLLTQQVYPLGTNNTLLTTIQYADSQSVGAVGLIQHYFNGNLVAQYDYRGTDANDRGYYPDGTLRKAMEQVSGAPYREWIWDYNPDGSLQYERLNGATTSFAYDTGGNLTSWGNATGWQYTQNRLTAVTSRNWTFTYDLNGNREPRTGTVRCMATPTTRSVT, from the coding sequence GTGTACCTCCTGCTTGTAGTCTTCGCGCTTCTACTACCCTCTGCTTATGCCCAATATAACCCTGCATCTTTGTGGAGCGTAGAGTACTGGTTTGAAACAGAATCTGGAACTCAGCCCGGGCACCTGAACGTCACCCTGCAATGGCCTCCACTGTTTACTGAGAGCTACCAGAACCCTCCTTATGTGTACAGGAACTGCTGGCATCAAGTACGTATCGACAACAACTCACAAGGGCGGGAGTATCACGCGGTAGCAAGCGGCGTCCTTAACGACCGGTTTGAATCTAACGTCGGTTTGGTATCCAGCGTCATCGAATCTACCGACCATCCTGTCTACTATGACGCTAGCCACGGCTGCATTACCGGAGAAGGGTTCAGCGTTATCAAACTGGTTTGGCAAGGTTCTGGAGACCCTCCTCCGCAGGTAACTGTATACACCAGGCTCAAGGTCACCGCTGTGGCGAGCGGTTGGGAAAACTCCGGCAGCCCACCGCGAGGTATTGTGTATGCCGATGCGGTAGCAATTGCTGGTGCACTGAGGGAAGAAGCTCATGCCAGTGCTCCATCAGGTAGTGCTAGCGACATGCGCAGCAGCGATTGGGTATTCGTGAAGCAGGTGCCTGTGCAGTATGAGCAACGTACAGGGCGTTACGTAGCGGTGGTAGTTTTCCCCGTTCGCTTGTGGGAACAGGTTTTGATGACCCCGTCCGGTGTCATTTACCGATCGCCTTCCGACCCACGCACGCACGGTACTCGCATGGGATACGCCGCTGCCAGCTTCTCGCGGCTGGTGGACGTGTATCAAGCCGGAAACGTGGTGCTTCTGGATATGGGGGTCAGCCTGACAGATGGCGCGGGCTGGTTCTGTGACCCTGCTCTCTGTCGTTTGCGTCCGGCAACCGGGCAGACTGCTTATACAATACCCTTCGCAGCAGTAGATGTTCCTCATACGGGCTACACACGCACCTCTGCCCCCAAGGAGGTCGATTACAATACGATGCAGCCTCTGGCAAACCCGGATGGCTGGTTCGGACTGGAGCGGATATGTGTGGTCGTGCGTTCCACAGGGCAGGACGACAACAGTATGCTGTTAGACCCTGGGCAGGACAGACCTGTTTCGTTAACGGCATTCTGGGGACGAATAGGCGACCCCAACGCGGCAAAGGGTATCCTCTGGCCGAGGAGACGCGAGGTGGTAGTATACGATGCCAACGGGGTGTCTTTGCGCTTCTGGAGAGTGACAGAAAACGGTTCGCCAGTTTACAGAAGCGCACGGGGGGTATACAGCAGGCTGGAAGAGCCTACAACCGGTAACTTTATCCTGCGAGGCGGACCTCCCGGCGCGATGCACGCGAAAGGCAACTGGATATATCAGTTCTCAGCCTCACAGTATCAGCCTCGCGTCGCTTATATCAACACCATCACCGACCCGCTAGGCAACACTATCACCGTCACGCGCGATGCGACAGGCGTCACGTTGGTCGACTCGCTGTCCGGAAGTAAACTGCGCTGGCAATACGGCACGGTGTCGCACCAGCTGGCAAACTCCAGCACGTGGAATAGCGTGGGTAGCATGTCCAGCACCTCTATCTCGTGGGGAGGCGTCAGCTTCTCTACCAGTGGCTCCTCGCTGAGCATCATGGGCGGTGGGTCACCACCCTACTATTACGGCCCGTTCTGGCAGGAGTCATGGACATGGACGAACGCTACCATGAACAACCAAACAGCACCGGAGGTACCCTACTACTCGTACAATGCTTTACGGCTGGGTTCGTACCGCATCGGTTCGCTCAACAGCACTACTTATCAATACCAGTACCTGGAAAGGCAAAACGGAGAACCACGCAAGCTGCGCATCACCATCCAGCCGCAGGGCAAGCCCGCATCCACCCTAACGTACTTCTTCGCCACGAAGACAGAACCGCCTTATGAAGAAACTGGCATGTTCTCTAAAGTGGAGTACGTTCGCCCGTCTCTGTCGCATTCAGGCAACGAGCGCACAGTGTACCAGTTTGATGCCGATGGGCGGGTGATCAGCGTTGCTTACTACCGCTACGAAAACGATACTCAGCCGGCGTGGACGGAAAACTACACGTACCTCCCCGATGATGCTGACAAAGTCACTCAGTACACCGACCGTGGGGGTAACGTATGGCAGTTTGGCTACACGACCGTTGGTGAGGCAAACCTGCTTAACAGTATTACCGACCCGACAGGCGTGCAGACCACTATCGTATACAATGGTAGCGAACTGCCCACCGCTATCCGCGACGGTGCCAACCACGAGTGGAGTTTCGGGTATCTGCCCGATGGACGGTTGCTCTCCTTTACCGAACCGGGACGCACTCCATGGGTGTTCAACTACTATCCTTCGGACCACCAGTGGCGCAATAAGCTGAGTGCCTTGTGGGATCCCACCGGCAGGGTGGTACGCATTACCGCCTATGACCTGTACGGCAGGGCAAAGCGATGGGAGGTGTACCCCAATGGAGAAGGGCAACCCTCTCTCTGGCAGGAAGTTACACTGAACAATTTCGGCTTACCCACGCAGATACGCTACAGCGACAACTCCTCCGTAACGCTGAACTGGAACGGCGTCGCCCTGAGCAACCTCGTGGACGCACGCGGACGAACGGTGTGGTTCAACTACAACGAGCAAACCAGCCTGGGGGCAGCCGGGCTCTTGACCAGCATCCGCTTTGGTGCATACTCGTACAACTTCGCCACCTTGCAGTATGACCTGTATGGCAGGTTGACGCGCGTACAGGGAGGGAACAACATCGGCATCAGCTATACCTACGGCAACCGCGATGAACTTCGCACCTTGCAGGTAGACGGGCTGAACGCGGAGAGATTCGACTACACCTGCTGTGGACGGGTGAAGCAATGGACCAAATCGGACGGCACGCAGGTAGAGTTCACCTACCGCCCCACCGGCGAGGTAACGCAAATCAAGGTCAACGGCAACGTATACAGCAGTTACAGCTACGACGCCGCTGGTAGACTGTTGACCGCTTCCAGCTTTGCTGGTAACGCGCAGTTCCTGTACGACCAACAGACAGGTAGACTGACGCAAGAGTCGGGAGATGCAGCGGGCACGCTATATACGCTCAATTACCAGTACTTGCCCAGTGGCGAAGTGAGCACTCTGTCCACCTCCTGGGGCATCACTTTGCAATACCTCTACGACCAGGCAGGGCGTCTGACCGGCATCCTTTACAACGGCGTGACGCTTGCGCAGTATACCTACGATGGTGCAGGAAGACTTCTCACCCAGCAGGTGTACCCCCTGGGAACGAACAACACCTTGCTCACCACCATCCAGTACGCAGACAGCCAGTCGGTGGGCGCGGTAGGACTGATACAGCACTACTTCAACGGCAATCTCGTTGCACAATATGACTATCGTGGCACAGACGCCAACGACCGCGGCTACTACCCCGACGGCACCCTGCGCAAAGCGATGGAGCAGGTGAGCGGTGCACCTTACCGTGAGTGGATATGGGACTACAACCCTGACGGTTCCCTGCAGTATGAACGCCTGAACGGCGCAACCACCAGCTTCGCCTACGACACAGGAGGCAACCTGACCAGTTGGGGCAACGCGACGGGCTGGCAATACACCCAAAACCGCCTGACCGCCGTGACCTCGCGCAACTGGACGTTCACCTACGACCTCAACGGCAATCGCGAACCGCGAACTGGAACGGTACGGTGCATGGCTACGCCTACGACCCGTTCGGTAACCTGA
- the sufC gene encoding ABC transporter ATP-binding protein — MSQPPLLEIRDLHVAVDGKEILKGVSLTIHRGEIHALMGRNGSGKSTLAATLMGHPRYEVTRGEVLFEGRNLLEMEVDERARAGIFLAFQYPVAIPGVSVANFLRSALKSLRGEEMSAREFRTALKEEFKALHMPDSFGSRYVNEGFSGGEKKRLEIVQMGLIKPKLAILDETDSGLDIDGVRIVSENVNRIAGEDTGVLLITHYQRILRYIRPHFVHVMVGGRIIRSGDESLAHELEQRGYDWLLREAGVEEEKILQEVG; from the coding sequence ATGAGCCAACCACCACTGCTGGAGATTCGAGACCTGCATGTTGCCGTTGACGGCAAAGAGATATTGAAGGGCGTGAGCCTGACCATCCATCGTGGAGAGATTCACGCTCTGATGGGGCGCAACGGCTCCGGCAAAAGCACCCTCGCTGCCACGCTGATGGGGCATCCACGCTATGAGGTGACCAGAGGCGAGGTGCTCTTTGAGGGAAGGAACCTGCTGGAGATGGAGGTGGATGAGCGTGCCCGAGCGGGTATCTTCCTCGCCTTCCAGTACCCCGTGGCCATACCTGGCGTGAGCGTTGCAAACTTCTTGCGCAGCGCGCTCAAGTCTCTGCGCGGCGAAGAGATGAGCGCACGGGAGTTCCGCACCGCCCTGAAAGAGGAGTTCAAAGCATTACACATGCCTGACAGCTTCGGCAGCCGTTACGTCAACGAGGGCTTTTCGGGCGGTGAGAAAAAGCGATTGGAAATCGTACAAATGGGCTTGATCAAGCCCAAACTGGCGATACTGGACGAAACCGATTCGGGACTGGATATCGACGGCGTGCGCATCGTTTCCGAAAACGTCAACCGCATCGCCGGTGAAGATACAGGCGTTCTGCTGATTACGCACTACCAGCGTATCCTGCGCTATATCCGCCCCCATTTCGTGCACGTGATGGTGGGGGGACGCATTATTCGCTCTGGCGACGAGAGCCTCGCCCACGAACTGGAACAGCGCGGTTACGACTGGCTGCTACGTGAGGCAGGCGTGGAGGAAGAGAAAATCCTGCAGGAGGTGGGATAA
- a CDS encoding Fe-S cluster assembly protein SufB, which yields MAAPQSLLDVGTEYQYGFRDEIEYVYKAEKGLNRRVVEMISYFKSEPDWMREFRLRALEIFLKKPMPTWGNTQLLNEIDFDDIYYYIKPAEKQGKTWEEVPETIKNTFEKLGIPEAERKFLAGVSAQYESEVVYHSIREDLERQGVIFLDMDSGLREYPDLVRRWFGKVIPPADNKFAALNSAVWSGGSFIYVPPGVHVEIPLQAYFRINAENMGQFERTLIIADEGSRVHYIEGCTAPIYSTDSLHSAVVELVALKGAHIRYTTVQNWSKNVYNLVTKRAVAYEDATVEWVDGNLGSKLTMKYPSVYMVGKGARGDILSVAFAGPGQHQDAGAKVIHAAPYTTSTIVSKSISKGGGRTTYRGLVQVDEGAVGVKCNVRCDALLLDEYSRSDTYPTMNVKEDDVRIEHEATVSKVGEEQLFYLMSRGLSEQEATTMIINGFFEPFAKELPLEYAVELNRLIALEMEGSVG from the coding sequence ATGGCAGCACCACAGTCGTTGCTGGATGTCGGCACCGAATACCAGTACGGTTTCCGTGATGAGATAGAGTACGTGTATAAGGCGGAAAAGGGGCTCAACCGCCGCGTGGTGGAGATGATTTCGTACTTCAAGAGCGAGCCTGACTGGATGCGCGAGTTCCGCCTGCGTGCTCTGGAGATATTCTTGAAGAAGCCGATGCCCACCTGGGGCAACACCCAGCTGCTCAACGAGATCGATTTCGACGACATCTACTACTACATCAAGCCCGCAGAGAAGCAGGGCAAGACGTGGGAAGAGGTGCCTGAGACCATCAAGAATACCTTTGAGAAGCTGGGCATCCCGGAGGCGGAGCGCAAGTTCCTGGCAGGCGTCTCGGCGCAATACGAATCCGAGGTGGTCTACCACAGCATCCGCGAAGACCTCGAGCGGCAGGGCGTGATTTTCCTCGACATGGACTCGGGATTGCGCGAATATCCCGACCTGGTGCGCCGCTGGTTCGGCAAGGTGATCCCCCCCGCGGACAACAAGTTCGCCGCGCTGAACTCGGCGGTGTGGTCGGGCGGGTCGTTTATCTACGTGCCACCGGGGGTGCACGTGGAGATCCCTCTGCAGGCGTACTTCCGCATCAACGCCGAGAACATGGGGCAGTTCGAGCGTACCCTGATCATTGCCGACGAAGGGAGCCGCGTGCACTACATCGAAGGTTGCACCGCGCCTATCTACTCCACCGATTCGCTGCACTCGGCGGTGGTGGAGCTGGTCGCACTGAAGGGCGCACACATCCGCTACACCACCGTACAGAACTGGTCGAAGAACGTGTACAACCTGGTGACCAAGCGCGCGGTGGCTTACGAGGACGCTACGGTGGAGTGGGTGGACGGCAATCTCGGCTCTAAGCTCACGATGAAATACCCGAGTGTCTACATGGTGGGCAAAGGCGCACGAGGGGACATTCTGTCCGTGGCTTTCGCGGGACCGGGACAGCATCAAGACGCCGGTGCAAAGGTGATCCATGCCGCGCCGTATACCACCTCCACTATCGTCTCCAAGTCCATCAGCAAGGGCGGCGGACGCACCACCTATCGCGGTTTGGTGCAGGTGGACGAGGGCGCGGTGGGCGTCAAATGCAATGTGCGCTGTGACGCGCTGTTGCTGGATGAGTACTCTCGCTCCGATACCTACCCCACCATGAACGTCAAAGAGGACGACGTGCGCATCGAGCACGAAGCCACCGTCAGCAAGGTGGGCGAGGAGCAGCTGTTCTACCTGATGAGCCGGGGGCTCAGCGAACAGGAAGCCACCACGATGATTATCAATGGCTTTTTCGAGCCGTTCGCCAAGGAGCTACCGCTGGAGTACGCGGTGGAGTTGAACCGCCTCATCGCTCTGGAGATGGAGGGTTCGGTGGGCTAA